A region of Streptomyces sp. NBC_01750 DNA encodes the following proteins:
- a CDS encoding ArsR/SmtB family transcription factor, producing MGDPARKAALYDAFARTGKALSNGKRLELLDLLAQGERPVDALAKAAGLNLTTASAHLQTLRQAGLVATRRDGVRIYYRLAGDDVAALYALLRQVAQRHQTDVEPARTAYLGTDEAEEVDREDLLARAQAGGVVVLDVRPAEEYAAGHIPGAVSIPIDELAERIAELPADVEVVAYCRGAYCVLAYDAVRLLHEHDRKAVRLTDGMLEWRLAALPVDSGAAA from the coding sequence ATGGGAGACCCTGCGCGCAAAGCCGCGCTGTACGACGCCTTCGCACGCACCGGCAAGGCGCTAAGCAATGGAAAGCGCCTGGAACTGCTCGATCTGCTGGCGCAGGGCGAGCGCCCCGTCGACGCGCTCGCCAAGGCTGCGGGGCTGAACCTGACCACCGCCTCGGCGCATCTTCAGACCCTCAGGCAGGCGGGACTCGTGGCCACCCGCCGCGACGGCGTACGCATCTACTACCGGCTGGCCGGCGACGATGTCGCAGCCCTCTACGCGCTCCTGCGCCAGGTCGCCCAGAGGCATCAGACCGATGTCGAGCCCGCCCGCACCGCCTACCTCGGAACGGACGAAGCCGAGGAGGTCGACCGCGAGGATCTCCTGGCCCGCGCCCAGGCGGGCGGGGTCGTCGTCCTCGACGTCCGGCCGGCCGAGGAGTACGCCGCCGGGCACATCCCCGGCGCGGTGTCCATCCCGATCGACGAACTCGCTGAGCGCATCGCGGAGTTGCCGGCAGATGTCGAGGTGGTCGCCTACTGCCGTGGCGCCTACTGTGTCCTCGCCTACGACGCCGTACGCCTGCTGCACGAGCATGACCGCAAGGCGGTCCGGCTGACCGACGGGATGCTGGAGTGGCGTCTGGCCGCGCTGCCCGTGGACAGCGGGGCCGCCGCGTGA
- a CDS encoding MBL fold metallo-hydrolase gives MGFANDHLIPLVDEGLGNSAYLVDLGDGRALAVDANRDLRALRTAAARRGLTVAFAADTHLHADFLSGAVQLAADDGAAVLASAAGNRAFEHTALADGDEIDLGGLTLRALATPGHTDEHLSFLLLDGARELGVFTGGSLIVGSAARTDLLGADRAEELARAQYRSLKRLAQLPDATAVWPTHGAGSFCSAPPGAERTTTIAAQKQANLLLAAPDEDAFVRELLGSLGSYPAYFDRLGEVNRRGPAVIGSAPTLGALTTAETRQLLGQGAQLVDVRPIADFAVGHIPGAISIPLRDQFATWLGWLLPDEVPLVFVTAPGQDLAELTWQSLKIGYERLAGHLDGGMAAWTADGGPQQTVALVTAERIAGRPVLDVRQRAEHTTGHIADAVHIELGDLPARADEAPDSAVVHCGHGERAMTAASLLQRAGHRDLAVLDGGPGDWSKATGHPLEKTA, from the coding sequence ATGGGCTTCGCCAACGATCACTTGATACCGCTGGTCGATGAGGGGCTGGGCAACAGCGCCTACCTCGTCGACCTCGGCGACGGACGGGCCCTTGCCGTGGACGCGAACCGAGATCTGCGCGCCCTGCGGACAGCTGCCGCGCGGCGCGGGCTCACGGTCGCCTTCGCCGCCGACACCCATCTGCACGCCGACTTCCTGTCCGGTGCGGTGCAGCTGGCCGCCGACGACGGCGCCGCCGTACTCGCCTCCGCCGCCGGGAACCGCGCCTTCGAACACACCGCGCTCGCCGACGGAGACGAGATCGACCTCGGCGGACTGACCCTGCGGGCTCTGGCCACCCCCGGGCACACCGACGAACACCTGTCCTTCCTGCTCCTGGACGGCGCACGCGAGCTCGGAGTCTTCACCGGCGGCTCGCTGATCGTCGGCTCGGCAGCCCGCACGGACTTGCTCGGTGCCGACCGAGCGGAGGAGCTGGCCCGGGCCCAGTACCGCTCGCTCAAGCGCCTGGCCCAGCTGCCGGACGCGACCGCGGTGTGGCCCACGCACGGCGCCGGATCCTTCTGCTCCGCCCCGCCCGGCGCGGAACGCACCACCACCATCGCCGCGCAGAAGCAGGCCAACCTGCTGCTGGCCGCGCCCGACGAGGACGCCTTCGTACGGGAGTTGCTCGGCAGCCTCGGCTCCTACCCGGCCTACTTCGACCGCCTGGGCGAGGTGAACCGGCGCGGGCCCGCGGTGATCGGCTCCGCTCCCACACTCGGCGCACTCACGACGGCCGAGACACGCCAACTGCTGGGCCAGGGCGCACAGCTCGTCGACGTACGCCCGATCGCGGACTTCGCCGTCGGCCACATCCCCGGCGCCATCTCCATCCCGTTGCGCGACCAGTTCGCCACCTGGCTGGGCTGGTTGCTCCCCGACGAGGTCCCGCTCGTCTTCGTCACCGCCCCAGGACAGGACCTCGCCGAACTCACCTGGCAGTCCCTGAAGATCGGATACGAGCGGCTGGCCGGGCACCTCGACGGCGGCATGGCCGCCTGGACCGCCGACGGCGGACCGCAGCAGACCGTCGCGCTGGTCACCGCCGAGCGTATCGCCGGTCGCCCGGTCCTCGACGTACGCCAGCGGGCCGAGCACACCACCGGCCACATCGCCGACGCGGTCCACATCGAACTCGGCGACCTCCCCGCACGTGCCGATGAAGCGCCGGACAGCGCGGTGGTCCACTGCGGGCACGGCGAGCGCGCCATGACCGCCGCCAGCCTGCTGCAGCGCGCCGGGCACCGGGATCTCGCTGTCCTCGACGGCGGACCGGGCGACTGGTCCAAGGCCACCGGCCACCCCCTGGAGAAGACCGCGTGA
- a CDS encoding universal stress protein, translated as MGHAQDHLVDASKDASLLVVGRRIRRSAIGTHIGPVTRAVLRRATAPVAVVPHN; from the coding sequence GTGGGCCATGCCCAGGACCACCTCGTCGATGCCTCGAAGGACGCCTCCTTGCTGGTCGTCGGACGCCGCATACGCCGCTCGGCGATCGGCACACACATCGGACCCGTCACACGAGCGGTGCTGCGCCGCGCGACCGCCCCCGTGGCGGTCGTCCCGCACAACTGA
- a CDS encoding universal stress protein, whose product MESNASAGRVVVGVDGSPSSQTALRWAIRYAGLIGGFVEAVGAWELPGMHGWSAPAVDADLDEEVARSGFVEELRGVVGDAPSVEVRQSLVRGNPVAVLLAAAEGAEVLVVGSRGRGGFARALLGSVSQQCALHATCPVVIIRPDSKAGVGPTEAA is encoded by the coding sequence ATGGAGAGCAATGCATCGGCGGGCCGGGTTGTGGTGGGTGTCGATGGTTCGCCGTCGTCGCAGACGGCTCTGCGGTGGGCGATCAGGTACGCCGGTCTCATCGGGGGCTTCGTGGAGGCAGTGGGTGCGTGGGAGCTTCCGGGGATGCACGGCTGGTCTGCTCCGGCGGTGGACGCCGATCTCGACGAGGAGGTGGCGCGCTCCGGGTTCGTCGAAGAGCTGCGCGGTGTGGTCGGGGACGCGCCGTCTGTGGAGGTGCGGCAAAGTCTGGTGCGTGGCAATCCGGTGGCGGTGCTGCTGGCCGCGGCGGAGGGGGCTGAGGTGCTGGTGGTGGGCAGCCGGGGGCGGGGTGGTTTCGCCCGTGCTCTCCTGGGCTCTGTGAGCCAGCAATGTGCTCTGCACGCCACGTGTCCGGTGGTCATTATCCGGCCGGACAGCAAGGCAGGAGTCGGCCCGACCGAGGCCGCCTGA
- a CDS encoding MFS transporter, with translation MTTHATGETGSGIRLGLRANLAQFSLLVAVNALVGGMLGQERTVLPLLADDVFHLSAYTSALTYILAFGATKAVTNFFAGTWSDRFGRKPVLIAGWLIALPIPAMLAWGPTWGWIIAANILLGVNQGLTWSTTVIMKIDLVGPERRGLAMGFNEAAGYAAVAATAMATGAIAEHAGLRPEPFLLGAAYLVLALGLSTFAVRETRDHARFEAARHVSPTGSEHDGELTTSQIARLTSLRDKALSAASQAGMVNNLNDALAWGIFPLLFAAHGLSIAQIGILAALYPAVWGAGQMLTGWWSDHIGRKHLITAGMLLQAAAIAVVAAGTTFGVWATAQVLLGVGTALVYPTLLAVIGDVAHPAWRARAVGVYRLWRDGGFAVGALLAGVLADAFSLTTAIWAIAALTAASGLLVAVRMYETHPRN, from the coding sequence GTGACCACCCACGCCACCGGTGAGACCGGCTCGGGCATACGTCTCGGACTGCGCGCCAACCTGGCCCAGTTCAGCCTGCTCGTCGCCGTCAACGCCCTGGTCGGCGGCATGCTCGGCCAGGAACGCACCGTCCTGCCGCTGTTGGCCGACGACGTCTTCCACCTGTCCGCCTACACCTCCGCGCTGACCTACATCCTCGCCTTCGGCGCCACCAAGGCCGTCACCAACTTCTTCGCCGGCACCTGGTCGGACCGCTTCGGCCGCAAACCAGTACTGATCGCCGGGTGGCTGATCGCCCTGCCGATACCGGCCATGCTCGCCTGGGGGCCGACCTGGGGCTGGATCATCGCCGCCAACATCCTGCTCGGCGTCAACCAGGGACTGACCTGGTCCACCACGGTCATCATGAAGATCGACCTGGTCGGCCCCGAACGACGCGGCCTGGCCATGGGCTTCAACGAGGCCGCCGGCTATGCCGCCGTCGCCGCAACCGCCATGGCCACCGGCGCCATCGCCGAACACGCCGGACTGCGACCCGAGCCGTTCCTGCTCGGTGCCGCCTATCTCGTCCTGGCCCTGGGCCTGTCCACCTTCGCGGTACGCGAGACCCGCGACCACGCCCGCTTCGAAGCCGCCCGCCACGTCAGTCCCACGGGCAGCGAGCACGACGGGGAACTGACCACGAGCCAGATCGCGCGCCTCACCAGCCTTCGCGACAAGGCCCTGTCCGCCGCCAGCCAGGCCGGCATGGTCAACAACCTCAACGACGCCCTCGCCTGGGGCATCTTCCCCCTCCTGTTCGCCGCGCACGGCCTCTCGATCGCCCAGATCGGCATCCTCGCCGCCCTCTACCCCGCCGTCTGGGGCGCCGGGCAGATGCTCACCGGCTGGTGGTCCGACCACATCGGCCGCAAACACCTGATCACCGCGGGGATGCTGCTGCAGGCCGCCGCCATCGCAGTCGTCGCCGCCGGTACCACCTTCGGTGTCTGGGCCACCGCCCAAGTCCTCCTCGGCGTCGGCACCGCCCTGGTCTACCCCACCCTGCTCGCCGTCATCGGCGACGTCGCCCACCCCGCCTGGCGCGCCCGCGCCGTCGGCGTCTACCGCCTGTGGCGCGACGGCGGCTTCGCCGTCGGCGCCCTCCTCGCCGGAGTCCTCGCCGACGCCTTCAGCCTCACCACCGCCATCTGGGCCATCGCCGCCCTCACCGCAGCCTCCGGCCTCCTCGTCGCAGTACGCATGTACGAGACCCACCCACGCAACTGA